The Streptococcaceae bacterium ESL0729 genome has a segment encoding these proteins:
- a CDS encoding sugar O-acetyltransferase, with product MKTEYEKMITGQLYHGRNLEPEYSSAPGRALAQQINQTSILDTEEIIRLEKELFGSTGEKLYVNPPLYVDYGFNIHIGEGFYANLDCVFLDVAPIKIGKNVMFGPRVSLITATHPLDAGVRNRHLELAHSIEVGDGSWLGANVTVNPGVKIGKNTIIGSGSVVTRDIPDNVIAVGNPARVLRELTEEDQEFWEKKERDYHEQNKG from the coding sequence ATGAAAACGGAATATGAAAAGATGATCACGGGCCAGCTTTACCATGGAAGGAACTTGGAGCCTGAGTATTCGTCTGCACCAGGGCGTGCTCTAGCCCAGCAGATAAATCAAACTTCTATCCTTGATACTGAGGAGATTATCCGCCTAGAAAAGGAGCTTTTTGGATCAACTGGGGAAAAACTTTATGTCAATCCTCCCCTTTATGTGGACTATGGTTTTAATATCCACATCGGAGAAGGTTTTTATGCCAATCTGGACTGTGTTTTTCTTGATGTTGCACCGATTAAGATTGGAAAAAATGTGATGTTTGGCCCAAGGGTCAGCCTGATTACAGCAACCCATCCCCTTGATGCAGGTGTTCGCAACCGCCACCTTGAACTGGCTCATTCAATAGAAGTTGGTGATGGTTCTTGGCTTGGGGCAAACGTTACCGTAAATCCTGGTGTAAAAATTGGTAAAAATACCATCATCGGATCAGGTTCTGTTGTAACAAGAGATATCCCAGATAATGTGATTGCTGTAGGAAATCCTGCTAGGGTTCTTAGAGAGTTGACTGAGGAGGACCAGGAATTCTGGGAGAAAAAAGAGAGGGATTATCATGAACAAAACAAAGGATGA
- a CDS encoding metallophosphoesterase: protein MKTLLVGDMHLKMTLILPLVEDKVKELDCQQVILLGDYMDERGQQDNSRLYAQELQYLLNWKHKMVTKGIKVISLIGNHDAPYLIEMPASYSCSNIDLFWAINESLLELGVQIAYKLDDFIVSHAGYALGYEPQDWHFKEFKNENINDLTNLAGQVGKLRGGQKNLGSPIWADFLELSLFPNPDYLKQIVGHTPQEQISHRLPIINIDTFSLSSSKEFLGNGDLLLYNSSKKELAVVPTDWKSSLDKISNHFYKNNK, encoded by the coding sequence ATGAAAACATTACTAGTGGGTGATATGCACCTAAAAATGACCCTCATACTTCCGCTTGTAGAAGATAAAGTTAAGGAATTAGACTGTCAGCAAGTCATATTATTAGGGGATTACATGGACGAGAGGGGTCAGCAAGACAACTCTCGCCTTTACGCCCAAGAGCTTCAATACCTTCTAAATTGGAAACATAAAATGGTTACTAAGGGAATAAAAGTTATTTCTCTTATTGGAAATCATGATGCACCTTATCTAATTGAAATGCCCGCTTCCTATTCTTGTTCTAATATCGATTTATTTTGGGCAATAAACGAAAGTCTTTTAGAATTAGGTGTGCAAATTGCCTATAAACTTGATGACTTTATCGTTAGTCATGCTGGATATGCTCTAGGTTATGAACCTCAAGATTGGCACTTTAAGGAATTTAAAAATGAAAATATCAATGACCTTACTAATCTCGCAGGTCAGGTTGGAAAACTAAGAGGGGGACAAAAAAATTTAGGTTCCCCAATCTGGGCTGACTTTTTAGAACTATCCCTTTTTCCAAACCCCGATTATTTAAAACAAATCGTAGGCCATACACCACAAGAACAAATTTCGCATAGATTACCCATAATAAATATTGACACATTCTCTCTTAGCTCGAGTAAGGAATTCCTAGGAAATGGGGACCTCCTCCTTTATAATTCTAGTAAGAAAGAATTGGCAGTTGTTCCAACAGATTGGAAGAGCTCTTTAGACAAAATCAGTAATCACTTTTATAAAAATAACAAATAA
- a CDS encoding YbaB/EbfC family nucleoid-associated protein, protein MMNMQKMMKEAQKLQKQMQVSQEELAKTTFTGSSAQELVVVEFTGDKVLKNIAIKEELVDPEDVDTLEAMIADAINKALTEVDKATESKMGKFAKNLPF, encoded by the coding sequence ATGATGAACATGCAAAAGATGATGAAGGAAGCTCAAAAGCTTCAAAAGCAAATGCAAGTATCGCAAGAGGAGCTTGCTAAAACAACATTTACAGGAAGTTCAGCTCAAGAGCTTGTTGTGGTTGAGTTTACTGGTGACAAGGTTCTTAAAAATATCGCAATCAAGGAAGAGTTGGTTGACCCTGAAGATGTAGATACTCTTGAAGCCATGATTGCTGATGCCATCAATAAGGCCCTAACTGAAGTGGACAAGGCTACTGAAAGCAAGATGGGCAAATTCGCAAAAAACCTTCCATTCTAA
- the rsmI gene encoding 16S rRNA (cytidine(1402)-2'-O)-methyltransferase yields the protein MGIQKSFKDTSGFGTFYLVPTPIGNMQDMTFRAVATLKEVDLVASEDTRNTKKLLNFFDIDTHQESFHEHNAPAKIPGLLEKLKDGLNIAQVSDAGLPSISDPGHDLVRAAIAENIPVVALPGASAGITALIASGISPQPHIFYGFLARKRSGQLAFFEEKKEYPESQIFYESPFRVADTLENMLEVYGDRDIALVRELTKIYEEYRRGPITEVLASLEDQPIKGECLIIVEGFSGQPAVKADLEGLSIKEEVEGYMEEGLKSKEAIKKTAKRRGLSKQEVYKDYHDF from the coding sequence ATGGGAATTCAAAAATCTTTTAAAGATACAAGTGGTTTTGGTACCTTTTATCTGGTACCAACTCCCATCGGAAACATGCAGGATATGACCTTTAGGGCTGTTGCTACCTTAAAGGAAGTGGATCTAGTAGCCAGTGAGGACACAAGAAATACTAAGAAATTGCTTAATTTCTTTGATATCGATACCCACCAGGAAAGTTTTCATGAACACAATGCCCCGGCTAAAATTCCAGGCCTCCTTGAAAAATTAAAGGATGGTCTTAATATCGCACAGGTTAGTGATGCGGGGCTTCCCTCAATTAGTGACCCTGGTCATGATTTGGTAAGGGCTGCTATTGCTGAAAATATTCCTGTTGTAGCCCTTCCAGGGGCAAGTGCTGGAATTACAGCCCTGATTGCAAGTGGTATTAGCCCGCAACCCCACATTTTTTATGGTTTCCTAGCTCGCAAAAGAAGTGGGCAGCTTGCCTTTTTCGAAGAAAAAAAAGAGTATCCTGAAAGCCAAATTTTTTATGAGTCTCCTTTTAGGGTGGCTGATACCCTAGAAAATATGCTTGAAGTTTACGGGGACCGTGACATTGCTCTAGTTCGTGAGCTGACAAAAATCTATGAAGAGTACCGCCGTGGCCCAATTACTGAGGTTCTAGCATCTTTAGAAGACCAGCCCATCAAGGGTGAATGCCTGATAATTGTTGAAGGTTTTTCAGGTCAACCTGCAGTCAAAGCTGATCTTGAAGGTTTAAGCATTAAAGAAGAGGTTGAAGGCTACATGGAAGAAGGCCTTAAAAGTAAGGAAGCCATTAAAAAAACGGCTAAAAGACGTGGCCTTTCCAAGCAAGAGGTCTACAAGGACTATCATGACTTTTAA
- a CDS encoding DNA replication initiation control protein YabA, translating into MDKGDLFDKFDELEHVLSKTLADVSLIKAELQATLEENAILKVENSRLRDRLGELDSKEKTPISKSQLNLEKIYDEGFHICTIFYGQRRGQDEACAFCTELIYR; encoded by the coding sequence ATGGATAAGGGTGATTTATTCGATAAATTTGATGAACTAGAACATGTTTTATCAAAGACACTGGCAGATGTCAGTCTAATCAAGGCTGAACTTCAAGCGACCCTTGAAGAAAATGCCATTTTAAAGGTTGAAAATAGCCGCTTAAGGGACCGCCTGGGAGAGCTTGACAGCAAGGAAAAGACACCGATTTCTAAGTCGCAATTAAATCTTGAAAAGATATACGATGAGGGCTTTCACATCTGTACAATCTTTTACGGGCAAAGACGTGGTCAGGATGAGGCTTGTGCCTTTTGTACCGAGTTAATCTATAGGTAA
- the ricT gene encoding regulatory iron-sulfur-containing complex subunit RicT, with the protein MIYELKFDYGQANMFFSANRDYDCKDLVLAKTKSNKVVGRIVRKLEQDSLDLTVDGRIISKLSPQDEAEFELIKADSLMARKKVKKLVSSHNLGMKVVGVSYTFDRKQLFISFVAEHRVDFRRLLKDLAEEFRVRIELRQIGVRDAAKSFGGLGPCGRPLCCSNFIGDFPVVSIKMAKNQALSLNQSKLSGLCGRLLCCLSYEDEFYREAKANFPDYGDVLRTEDGSGKVVGMNILNNTVKLRMQTKTVATVKDYLLTEVEVVNG; encoded by the coding sequence ATGATATATGAATTAAAATTTGACTACGGTCAGGCAAATATGTTCTTTTCAGCTAATAGGGACTATGACTGCAAGGATTTGGTTCTTGCTAAGACAAAGTCAAATAAGGTGGTTGGTCGAATCGTTAGAAAACTAGAACAGGATTCTTTAGATCTTACCGTTGACGGGCGGATTATATCAAAGCTTTCGCCTCAAGATGAAGCAGAATTTGAGCTGATTAAGGCGGATTCCCTAATGGCTCGCAAAAAGGTGAAAAAATTAGTCAGCAGCCATAATCTTGGGATGAAGGTGGTTGGCGTTTCCTACACCTTTGACCGCAAGCAGCTTTTTATCTCCTTTGTGGCCGAGCACCGGGTTGATTTTAGGCGACTTTTAAAGGACCTGGCTGAAGAGTTTCGGGTGAGAATAGAGCTTAGGCAAATTGGTGTAAGGGATGCAGCTAAAAGTTTTGGTGGCCTGGGACCATGTGGTCGGCCCCTTTGCTGCTCAAATTTCATAGGTGATTTTCCAGTCGTTTCAATTAAGATGGCTAAAAATCAGGCCCTGTCCCTCAATCAAAGTAAGCTTTCAGGCCTTTGTGGTCGTCTCTTATGTTGCCTGTCTTACGAGGACGAATTTTACCGGGAAGCCAAGGCCAATTTCCCTGACTACGGGGATGTCTTAAGGACTGAGGATGGTTCAGGTAAGGTCGTTGGGATGAACATTTTAAATAATACAGTAAAATTAAGAATGCAAACAAAAACAGTTGCTACTGTGAAGGATTATCTCTTAACAGAGGTGGAGGTTGTAAATGGATAA
- a CDS encoding DNA polymerase III subunit delta' has product MDIREIQPEIYRRFELILQKDRLSHAYLFSGGFGSLEVAIWLSQALFCEEPKGALPCGSCRNCRLIKEGDFADLHLVEPDGQSIKKEQVKGLQETFSQTGFESDAQVIIIKGADKMNPSAANALLKSIEEPEGHVYIFLITENENLVLDTIKSRSQIVVFPRQEAYLKEYLIQRGVLPKLAGLVAKVAKNPQEAQILASDAWFDEALKLLKKFTDLLMENKVDAFLFIPNLLEKFKDKKQEEMAFNLIQIYLADLLPQRAASRLLEMTFKASSMWKSNVKFQSCLEYIILDEMVNV; this is encoded by the coding sequence ATGGATATAAGAGAGATTCAACCAGAAATTTACAGGCGTTTTGAGCTTATTTTACAAAAGGATAGACTTAGCCATGCCTACTTGTTTTCTGGCGGATTTGGCTCATTAGAAGTGGCCATCTGGCTTAGCCAGGCCCTTTTTTGCGAAGAGCCTAAAGGAGCCTTGCCTTGTGGAAGCTGTCGTAACTGTAGGCTTATCAAGGAGGGCGATTTTGCAGACCTCCACCTAGTAGAGCCAGACGGTCAAAGTATCAAAAAGGAGCAGGTCAAGGGACTTCAGGAGACTTTTAGCCAGACTGGTTTTGAATCAGATGCCCAGGTTATTATTATTAAGGGAGCTGATAAGATGAATCCTAGTGCTGCCAATGCTCTTTTAAAGTCAATCGAAGAGCCTGAAGGTCATGTTTACATCTTTTTGATTACGGAAAATGAAAATCTAGTTCTTGATACCATAAAAAGTAGGAGTCAGATTGTCGTTTTTCCAAGGCAGGAAGCCTATCTAAAGGAGTACCTGATTCAAAGGGGTGTTTTACCCAAGCTTGCTGGTCTGGTTGCCAAGGTGGCTAAAAATCCACAGGAAGCACAAATCTTAGCATCAGATGCTTGGTTTGATGAAGCCCTGAAGCTTTTGAAAAAATTCACTGACCTTTTAATGGAAAATAAGGTTGATGCCTTCTTATTTATCCCCAACCTGCTTGAAAAATTTAAGGATAAAAAGCAGGAGGAGATGGCCTTTAATCTCATTCAAATCTACCTGGCTGACTTGCTTCCTCAAAGGGCCGCAAGCCGCCTACTTGAGATGACTTTTAAGGCTTCTAGTATGTGGAAAAGCAATGTTAAATTTCAAAGTTGTTTGGAATATATAATATTAGATGAAATGGTAAATGTATGA
- the tmk gene encoding dTMP kinase: protein MNGIFISLEGPDGAGKTTVLQHILEDLKRGKRKVVTTREPGGSKVAEDIREIILDPQNTSIDGPTELLLYIAARRQHLNEKVKPALAQGDMVLVDRFIDSSVAYQGYGRGIDIEAIDWLNDFATDGLKPDLTIYLDVDSRTGLQRVMSGDREVNRLDLEREEMHEKVRKGYLKIASENPQRIVTIDASKSFEEVSSAVLELIKTRFPDNF from the coding sequence ATGAATGGAATATTTATCTCACTGGAAGGTCCTGATGGGGCCGGTAAAACAACAGTATTACAACATATATTAGAAGACCTTAAAAGAGGTAAAAGGAAGGTAGTTACCACCCGCGAACCTGGTGGTAGTAAGGTTGCAGAAGATATTAGAGAAATCATACTTGATCCTCAAAATACTTCCATAGATGGGCCGACTGAGTTACTTTTATACATTGCAGCCCGTAGGCAGCATTTGAATGAAAAGGTCAAGCCAGCTCTTGCTCAAGGGGATATGGTCCTAGTTGACCGCTTTATCGATAGCTCAGTTGCCTATCAGGGATATGGCCGGGGCATTGATATTGAGGCCATTGACTGGCTCAATGATTTTGCTACAGATGGCTTAAAACCAGATTTAACAATCTATTTGGATGTGGATAGTAGGACAGGCCTTCAAAGGGTCATGTCTGGAGACCGTGAGGTCAATAGGCTTGATTTAGAGCGGGAAGAGATGCACGAAAAAGTTCGCAAGGGTTACTTGAAGATAGCTAGTGAAAATCCTCAACGGATAGTCACTATTGACGCCTCAAAATCCTTTGAAGAGGTAAGCTCTGCTGTTTTAGAACTTATAAAAACACGCTTTCCAGATAATTTTTAG